A window of Lacibacter sediminis contains these coding sequences:
- a CDS encoding cupredoxin domain-containing protein produces the protein MKQLLVLFIMCGLFSSLKAAQYNVNISGFSYSPATLTVNVGDVVIIQATNDHPLIQVSLANWNANNAVQDGFGSSSDFTLNITAAMAGTTIYYGCSAHFGSGMKGQINVNVVSGISENRIRPFNFTVYPNPVTADSWMNVSVKTAGKISITVYDLNGRVIRHLIDQQVKAGEFTLPFPGNEMQKGTYIVQMRTAKERLEKQILIR, from the coding sequence ATGAAACAGCTATTGGTTCTTTTCATCATGTGTGGTTTGTTCTCCTCTTTAAAAGCAGCACAGTATAATGTAAATATCAGTGGCTTTAGTTATTCGCCTGCTACGCTTACTGTAAATGTTGGTGATGTAGTGATCATCCAGGCAACCAATGATCACCCTTTGATACAGGTAAGCCTGGCAAACTGGAATGCAAACAACGCAGTTCAAGATGGATTTGGTTCATCTTCAGATTTTACTTTAAATATTACGGCTGCAATGGCCGGTACAACTATTTACTATGGCTGCAGTGCGCATTTTGGTTCAGGTATGAAGGGACAGATAAATGTGAATGTCGTTTCAGGAATTTCAGAGAACCGCATAAGGCCGTTTAATTTTACTGTTTATCCTAACCCTGTTACGGCAGATTCATGGATGAATGTAAGTGTAAAAACAGCAGGCAAAATTTCAATAACAGTTTACGATCTCAACGGGCGTGTAATCAGACATCTTATTGATCAACAGGTAAAGGCAGGTGAGTTCACTCTTCCATTTCCTGGAAATGAAATGCAGAAAGGAACTTACATTGTGCAAATGCGTACAGCAAAAGAGCGACTGGAAAAGCAGATACTGATCAGGTAA
- a CDS encoding tryptophan 2,3-dioxygenase family protein, producing MKPDNGQYYPSYLQLEKILDSQHLLSFAEGQQPAHDEMLFIIIHQSYELWFKQILFELDFVKKVFSKEKVDDNSEDLNLCRHRLKRVTRILELLNQQVTILDTMTPMDFLEFRNLLTPASGFQSKQFRLIEATLGLKMEKRHQHDYYKRTNEGGFAQNDFNEINSIEGSQTVLQLINQWLERMPFFDEKFWKGYAVLHPPTELHAFWNDYRNIYQSSLTEREQHKLADFDTQFIQEKQADGSFSDAAMRSALFIMLYRDFPVFQTSFQILDTLIEIDHWLAGWRHKHYVMVRRMIGMRVGTGNTSGAGYLEGAVQQHYIFKDLAALSTYLIERRKLPKLPDELIKALGFIS from the coding sequence ATGAAACCTGATAACGGACAGTACTACCCTTCTTATTTGCAGCTGGAGAAAATTCTCGACAGCCAGCATCTTTTAAGTTTTGCTGAAGGCCAGCAACCTGCGCATGATGAAATGTTGTTCATCATCATTCACCAGTCTTATGAACTATGGTTCAAACAGATTTTATTTGAACTGGACTTTGTAAAAAAAGTATTCAGCAAAGAAAAGGTAGATGATAACAGTGAAGATCTGAATCTGTGCCGTCATCGTTTGAAACGTGTTACACGAATATTAGAATTGCTGAATCAACAGGTAACGATACTTGACACCATGACGCCGATGGATTTTCTTGAATTCCGTAACCTGCTCACTCCTGCATCGGGTTTTCAAAGCAAACAGTTTCGTTTAATTGAAGCAACGCTTGGTTTGAAAATGGAGAAACGTCATCAGCATGATTATTACAAGCGTACCAACGAAGGTGGTTTTGCGCAGAATGATTTTAACGAGATCAATTCTATTGAAGGATCTCAAACCGTTTTGCAGCTGATCAATCAATGGTTAGAACGTATGCCATTCTTTGATGAGAAATTCTGGAAAGGTTACGCCGTATTGCATCCACCAACTGAATTGCATGCTTTCTGGAACGATTACAGAAATATTTATCAAAGCAGTTTAACAGAAAGGGAACAACATAAGCTGGCCGATTTTGATACACAGTTTATACAGGAAAAACAAGCAGATGGTTCGTTCAGCGATGCTGCCATGCGTAGTGCATTGTTCATTATGCTGTATCGAGATTTTCCCGTGTTTCAAACTTCGTTTCAAATACTTGATACCTTGATTGAAATTGATCATTGGCTGGCGGGCTGGCGACATAAACATTATGTGATGGTGCGTCGTATGATCGGTATGCGGGTTGGTACGGGCAATACAAGTGGTGCAGGATATTTGGAAGGAGCTGTGCAGCAACATTACATTTTTAAAGACTTGGCTGCACTCTCTACTTACTTGATTGAACGGAGAAAATTGCCGAAGTTGCCTGATGAGTTGATCAAGGCGTTGGGATTTATTAGCTAA
- a CDS encoding alpha-amylase family glycosyl hydrolase, with amino-acid sequence MILRRLLLAAPTVMLFANSCTTKVEKKTEPVASSGIPEYVLQSNIYEVNVRQYSPEGTFKAFEASLPRLKEMGAEILWFMPITPISKVDRKGVLGSYYAVADYTAVNPEFGTLEDWKSLVNKAHELGFKVITDWVANHTGADNRWIQSNPDFFVKKADGTLAFAFDWSDTRDLNFWNPVLHDSMINAMKFWLTETKIDGFRCDVAGEVPRSFWQKCIAELKTVKPDIFMLAEGDVAWLHDAGFHASYGWDGFAKMKKVAKGEASAKVLDTVIRHLDESYSPNYIKMYFTSNHDENSWNKADYETMPGEVHAPFAVLTQTWKNTLPLIYSGQEEPFLDSISFFYKDTIAFSKYQRAPFYKTLLVLRKSTPALAVDAAYTKLVSSNDDAVFAYTREKGGKKVLVILNLSNKPQTVTLTGAIAGETQNVFADKHEHLTDGQNFALAPWGYLVYSY; translated from the coding sequence ATGATCCTGCGTAGATTACTGCTTGCTGCCCCCACAGTTATGCTTTTTGCGAACTCATGCACAACGAAAGTTGAAAAGAAAACCGAGCCTGTTGCTTCATCAGGCATACCGGAATATGTTTTACAATCGAATATTTACGAGGTGAACGTAAGACAATACAGCCCCGAAGGAACCTTTAAGGCATTTGAAGCATCGCTGCCACGTTTAAAGGAAATGGGAGCAGAGATACTTTGGTTCATGCCCATTACCCCAATCAGTAAAGTTGATCGAAAAGGTGTGCTGGGAAGTTATTATGCTGTTGCTGATTATACAGCAGTGAATCCTGAGTTTGGCACACTGGAAGACTGGAAGAGCTTGGTGAATAAAGCACACGAACTGGGTTTTAAAGTAATTACCGATTGGGTTGCCAATCACACAGGCGCAGATAACAGATGGATACAAAGCAATCCTGATTTTTTTGTAAAGAAAGCAGATGGCACATTGGCTTTTGCATTCGATTGGAGCGATACACGTGATCTCAACTTCTGGAATCCTGTTTTGCACGACAGCATGATCAATGCTATGAAATTCTGGTTAACCGAAACAAAAATCGATGGGTTTCGTTGCGATGTGGCGGGTGAAGTGCCACGCAGTTTCTGGCAAAAATGTATTGCTGAATTAAAAACAGTAAAGCCTGATATTTTTATGTTGGCCGAAGGCGATGTGGCATGGTTACATGATGCAGGCTTTCATGCAAGCTATGGTTGGGATGGTTTTGCCAAAATGAAAAAAGTAGCAAAAGGCGAAGCGAGTGCGAAAGTACTCGACACAGTGATCCGTCATTTAGATGAATCCTATTCGCCGAACTATATTAAAATGTATTTCACCAGCAACCATGATGAGAACAGCTGGAACAAAGCCGACTATGAAACAATGCCCGGTGAAGTACATGCACCATTTGCGGTGTTAACACAAACATGGAAAAATACATTGCCGTTAATTTACAGCGGACAGGAAGAACCTTTCCTTGATTCGATTTCATTTTTTTATAAAGACACGATTGCTTTCAGTAAATATCAACGTGCCCCTTTTTACAAAACATTACTGGTTTTGCGTAAGAGCACACCTGCATTGGCAGTTGATGCAGCTTATACAAAACTCGTTTCCTCTAATGATGATGCAGTCTTTGCATACACAAGAGAAAAAGGCGGAAAGAAAGTATTGGTGATCCTCAATCTTTCTAACAAGCCACAAACTGTTACCTTAACCGGTGCTATTGCAGGCGAAACACAAAATGTATTTGCAGATAAACATGAACATTTAACCGATGGGCAAAATTTTGCATTAGCGCCTTGGGGCTATTTAGTTTACAGTTATTAA
- the glmM gene encoding phosphoglucosamine mutase, whose protein sequence is MALMKSISGIRGTIGGAPGDNLTPVDIVKFTAAYATILGKGKKVIVGRDGRMSGEMVCSLVVNTLLGMGLHVIDLGLSTTPTVEMAVKFEGADGGIILTASHNPKQWNALKLLNEKGEFISAELGQQMLQIAEKEAFDFAGVDELGTYSADDTLLQTHIDAILVHPLVDKKIIAEKNFTVVIDAINSSGAVAVPALLEALGVTNYTVLHAEMHGNFAHNPEPLAENLVDLCTEVVKQKADLGIAVDPDVDRLCFVSDDGSLFGEEYTLVAVADYILSKQKGNTVSNLSSTRALKDVTEKHGGEYFASAVGEVNVVKMMKDVNAVIGGEGNGGIIDPQLHYGRDALIGIALFLTHLAQTGKTTAELRKTYPDYFMSKQKIDLPKETDVKALLAKVKDQYSAQPVNTVDGVKIDFDKSWVHLRSSNTEPIIRVYSEASTIEKADGLANEVMNVIKSLM, encoded by the coding sequence ATGGCTTTAATGAAATCGATCTCCGGCATTCGTGGTACCATTGGTGGTGCACCCGGCGATAATCTTACTCCTGTTGATATTGTAAAATTCACAGCTGCATACGCAACTATTCTTGGCAAAGGCAAAAAAGTAATTGTAGGTCGTGATGGCCGCATGAGTGGTGAAATGGTGTGTAGCCTTGTGGTGAATACATTACTCGGTATGGGGCTCCATGTAATTGATCTTGGTTTAAGCACAACACCCACCGTTGAAATGGCTGTGAAGTTTGAAGGTGCTGATGGCGGTATCATTCTAACGGCATCGCATAACCCAAAACAATGGAATGCCTTAAAGCTGTTAAATGAAAAAGGTGAATTCATCAGTGCGGAGCTTGGACAGCAAATGTTGCAGATAGCAGAAAAAGAAGCATTTGATTTTGCAGGAGTAGATGAGCTGGGCACTTACTCAGCCGACGATACCTTGCTGCAAACACATATTGATGCCATCCTTGTTCATCCATTGGTAGATAAAAAGATCATTGCTGAAAAGAATTTTACTGTGGTGATCGATGCCATCAACAGTTCAGGTGCTGTTGCAGTTCCGGCATTGCTCGAAGCATTGGGTGTAACAAACTATACGGTTCTTCATGCAGAGATGCATGGCAACTTTGCACACAACCCCGAACCACTTGCCGAAAACCTCGTTGATCTTTGCACAGAAGTAGTAAAACAAAAAGCTGATCTCGGTATTGCTGTTGACCCCGATGTGGATCGCTTGTGTTTTGTAAGTGATGACGGCAGTTTATTTGGTGAAGAATATACGTTGGTTGCCGTAGCAGATTATATTTTATCAAAACAAAAAGGCAATACCGTTTCTAATCTTTCATCCACACGTGCATTGAAAGATGTAACAGAGAAACATGGTGGCGAATATTTTGCAAGTGCAGTAGGCGAAGTGAACGTGGTAAAAATGATGAAGGACGTAAATGCTGTCATTGGTGGCGAAGGCAACGGTGGCATTATTGATCCGCAATTGCATTACGGAAGAGATGCATTAATTGGCATTGCATTGTTCTTAACACATCTTGCTCAAACCGGAAAAACAACCGCAGAGCTTCGCAAAACATATCCTGATTATTTCATGAGTAAGCAAAAGATCGATCTGCCGAAAGAGACTGATGTAAAAGCTTTGCTGGCAAAAGTGAAAGATCAATATTCCGCTCAGCCTGTAAATACAGTTGATGGGGTAAAGATCGATTTTGATAAGAGCTGGGTGCATTTACGCAGCAGCAATACAGAACCTATTATCCGGGTTTATTCGGAAGCTTCAACAATTGAAAAAGCGGATGGGTTAGCAAATGAGGTAATGAATGTGATTAAAAGCCTGATGTAA
- a CDS encoding 3'-5' exonuclease, whose protein sequence is MANQQHIQPDHILVLDIETVPQFASFEELPELWKVLWADKISKTMPENFSPAEMYEQRAGIQAEFGKIICISTGYFYTDKGGRMCFRLKSYAGTNEQQLLAEFITAVDKFNKTTPAMHFAGHNIKEFDIPYISRRILINGLTLPAFLQFSGKKPWETNLVDTMQLWKFGDYKNYTSLNLLAHCLGIPTPKENTDGSQVKEIYYVQKDLPRIVEYCQKDVIATAQIFLRLQQLPLLPAENIFIADQVK, encoded by the coding sequence ATGGCTAACCAACAACACATTCAACCCGACCACATCCTGGTACTCGATATCGAGACAGTACCACAATTTGCTTCGTTTGAAGAGCTGCCGGAACTATGGAAAGTTCTCTGGGCAGACAAAATTTCCAAAACCATGCCAGAAAATTTTTCGCCTGCTGAAATGTATGAACAAAGAGCCGGAATTCAGGCTGAATTTGGCAAAATAATCTGCATCAGTACAGGCTATTTCTACACAGATAAGGGCGGAAGAATGTGTTTTCGATTAAAATCTTATGCAGGAACTAATGAACAACAGCTGTTAGCTGAATTTATTACTGCTGTTGATAAGTTTAATAAAACCACACCCGCCATGCATTTTGCCGGGCACAATATTAAAGAGTTCGATATTCCTTACATCAGCCGGCGCATATTGATCAACGGGCTCACTTTGCCCGCTTTTCTTCAATTCAGTGGTAAAAAGCCCTGGGAAACGAACCTGGTAGATACCATGCAGCTATGGAAGTTTGGCGATTATAAAAATTATACTTCACTTAACCTCTTAGCACATTGTTTAGGTATTCCAACGCCTAAAGAAAATACTGACGGCAGTCAGGTTAAAGAAATTTATTATGTACAAAAAGATCTTCCCCGTATTGTTGAGTATTGCCAGAAAGATGTGATTGCTACGGCCCAGATTTTTCTACGGCTGCAACAATTACCTTTGCTGCCGGCTGAAAATATTTTTATTGCCGACCAGGTAAAATGA
- a CDS encoding DUF6089 family protein, with translation MQKKLILTLLTVVTFTALTAQDLRLNLFGGMANYNGDLQSRPITFQQARYSVGLWASYDINPYVMLRGGLHFAEVRAEDRFQKNPANILRNLSFATNIIELHAGAEYHFLGMTDRVFSPYVFGALAGFYYNPYAYDQGGNKVFLKPLSTEGQGLAGYPDRQPYSLTQFTVPLGVGVRMVLTDRIDVGAEFGYRKTFTDYMDDVSRSYVDQAVLLASRGPKAVEMAFRTPEVPGHSIDPYPVDLEKRGGSEFKDNYYFLGLTFTYRITGGDRSGGRLSGGRGGGKRRSSLGCPTNVF, from the coding sequence ATGCAAAAGAAACTGATCTTAACCTTACTCACCGTTGTAACCTTTACTGCACTTACTGCACAAGATCTTCGTTTAAATCTCTTTGGAGGTATGGCCAATTACAATGGCGATCTTCAATCAAGACCAATAACTTTTCAGCAGGCTCGATATAGTGTGGGGCTTTGGGCCAGTTATGACATCAACCCCTATGTGATGTTGCGTGGCGGGCTTCATTTTGCCGAGGTAAGAGCGGAAGACCGTTTTCAAAAGAACCCAGCAAACATCTTGCGTAATCTCAGTTTCGCAACAAATATCATCGAATTACATGCCGGTGCTGAATATCATTTTCTTGGAATGACCGACAGGGTTTTCTCACCTTATGTTTTTGGTGCCCTTGCAGGTTTTTATTACAATCCGTATGCATATGACCAGGGAGGAAACAAGGTTTTCCTGAAACCACTGTCAACAGAAGGACAGGGTTTAGCTGGATACCCCGATCGTCAGCCATATAGTTTAACTCAATTTACAGTTCCACTTGGCGTAGGTGTTCGTATGGTACTTACCGACAGGATTGATGTTGGTGCAGAGTTTGGCTACCGCAAAACATTTACTGACTACATGGATGATGTAAGTCGTTCTTATGTTGATCAGGCTGTGTTACTTGCTTCACGTGGACCAAAAGCTGTTGAAATGGCATTTCGTACACCGGAAGTTCCCGGTCATTCAATCGATCCTTATCCGGTTGATTTGGAAAAAAGAGGCGGCTCCGAATTTAAAGACAATTACTACTTTCTCGGTTTAACATTCACCTATCGTATCACCGGCGGCGACCGTTCGGGAGGCCGTTTAAGCGGCGGACGTGGTGGTGGCAAACGACGTTCAAGTTTAGGCTGTCCTACTAACGTTTTTTAA
- a CDS encoding succinate dehydrogenase/fumarate reductase iron-sulfur subunit, translating to MEHKNINVKLKVWRQKNSNDKGSFETYDAKNISQEMSFLEMFDVLNEELIGEGKDPIAFDHDCREGICGMCSMYINGRPHGPWEANTTCQLHMRAFNEGDTIVVEPWRANAFPVIKDLMVDRSAFDRIIQAGGYISVNTGNAVDANALPIDKAKADAAFAAAACIGCGACVAACKNSSAMLFVSAKVAHLNQLPQGEPEKKTRVLNMVAQMDKEGFGACTNTGACEAVCPKEISLTNIARLNADYAAASLTASK from the coding sequence ATGGAACATAAAAATATCAATGTAAAACTGAAAGTTTGGCGCCAGAAGAACAGCAACGATAAAGGTTCGTTTGAAACCTACGATGCAAAGAACATTTCGCAGGAAATGAGTTTCCTTGAAATGTTTGATGTATTGAACGAAGAGCTGATCGGCGAGGGGAAAGACCCAATTGCTTTCGATCACGATTGCCGTGAAGGTATTTGTGGGATGTGCAGTATGTACATCAATGGCCGTCCGCACGGTCCTTGGGAAGCAAACACAACCTGTCAGTTGCATATGCGTGCGTTCAACGAGGGTGATACGATTGTGGTGGAGCCTTGGAGAGCAAATGCATTTCCGGTGATCAAAGATCTCATGGTAGACCGTTCAGCATTTGATCGAATAATTCAGGCTGGTGGTTACATCAGTGTAAACACAGGTAATGCCGTTGATGCAAACGCATTGCCAATTGATAAAGCAAAAGCGGATGCAGCCTTTGCTGCTGCGGCCTGTATTGGTTGCGGTGCTTGTGTGGCCGCTTGTAAGAACTCTTCGGCTATGTTGTTTGTAAGTGCGAAAGTGGCTCACCTTAATCAATTGCCACAAGGCGAACCCGAAAAGAAAACACGTGTACTGAACATGGTAGCACAAATGGATAAAGAAGGTTTTGGAGCTTGTACCAACACCGGCGCTTGCGAAGCAGTTTGTCCGAAAGAAATTTCGCTGACCAATATTGCACGTCTGAATGCAGATTATGCAGCTGCAAGTTTAACAGCAAGTAAATAA
- a CDS encoding cysteine desulfurase family protein, translated as MTRIYFDNAATTAIDPQVLDAMLPYLQNGFGNPSSIYSFGRETRLAIENSRKSVAKILNAHPAEIFFTSGGTESSNTAITASVRDLGCKHIITSAIEHHATLHTVEYLDNRDEAKVSYVNVLPNGHIDLEHLEQLLASTEEKTLVTLMHANNEIGNITDLHAVGNLCKMYNAIFHSDTVQTIGHFPLDLRSTPVHFISGSAHKFHGPKGAGLLYINENVHIKPYIHGGGQERNMRAGTENVYGIVGFAKALQIATDKLEEESAHIQSIKYYMIEQLKKNIKGVSFNGDPMGRSNYTVLNVSFPKSEKSEMLLMNLDMDGICASGGSACTSGAQQGSHVIRAINSNPNQIPVRFSFSKYNTKEEVDVVVEKLKTLI; from the coding sequence ATGACCCGTATTTATTTCGACAACGCCGCCACAACAGCCATCGATCCTCAGGTATTAGATGCCATGTTGCCTTATCTGCAAAACGGATTTGGCAACCCTTCTTCTATCTATTCGTTTGGGAGAGAAACAAGATTGGCCATTGAAAATTCACGCAAATCAGTTGCAAAAATTTTGAATGCACACCCCGCTGAAATTTTCTTTACAAGTGGCGGTACCGAAAGTTCTAATACGGCCATCACCGCTTCTGTTCGTGATCTTGGTTGTAAACATATCATTACATCAGCAATTGAACACCACGCAACATTACATACTGTTGAATACCTCGATAACCGTGATGAAGCGAAAGTGAGTTATGTAAATGTGTTGCCCAATGGTCATATCGATCTTGAACACCTCGAGCAACTGCTTGCATCAACCGAAGAAAAAACATTGGTTACGCTTATGCATGCCAATAACGAGATCGGCAACATTACCGACTTGCATGCGGTAGGTAATTTGTGTAAAATGTATAACGCTATCTTTCATTCCGATACTGTTCAAACCATCGGGCACTTTCCGTTAGATCTGCGCAGCACACCCGTGCATTTCATCAGCGGTTCTGCTCATAAATTCCACGGACCAAAAGGTGCAGGACTTTTGTACATCAATGAAAACGTTCACATCAAACCTTACATACATGGTGGCGGACAGGAACGTAACATGCGTGCAGGTACAGAAAATGTGTACGGCATTGTAGGTTTTGCAAAAGCATTACAGATCGCCACCGATAAACTGGAAGAGGAGAGTGCACATATCCAAAGCATCAAGTATTACATGATCGAGCAACTCAAGAAAAATATAAAGGGCGTAAGTTTTAATGGCGACCCGATGGGAAGAAGTAACTACACAGTGTTGAATGTGAGTTTCCCAAAATCAGAAAAATCGGAAATGCTGTTGATGAATCTTGATATGGATGGCATCTGTGCATCCGGCGGAAGTGCATGCACAAGCGGTGCACAACAAGGCTCGCATGTGATCCGGGCAATTAACAGCAACCCCAATCAAATACCTGTTCGTTTCTCATTCAGTAAATACAATACAAAAGAAGAAGTAGATGTTGTGGTGGAAAAATTAAAAACACTGATCTAA
- the holA gene encoding DNA polymerase III subunit delta codes for MSVTKILNDWKKKSFKPVYWFEGEEDFYIDQLVDAAEHNILSEAEAGFNLSVFYGKDAAWSDVVNACMRYPMFSDKQVVILKEAQQMKDIDKLEGYINNPLSSTIFVVGHKEKKVDGRSKLAKLLKEKGEVLSTKKMYDNELPAWTQDFIESKGYQPTQKAVHLLVDHIGNDLSRIANEVDKVILNLGNRKTITDDDIENFVGISKEYNVFELQNAVGKKNLSKALQIVQYFESNPKAAPIQLVLPSLYSYFSKVFMLFGAQGDDKAVAAQTGINAWFLKDYKASASIYGFEGVQAALLLMHHYNLRSVGVGDVGTEDASLLKEMIYKMMM; via the coding sequence ATGAGTGTAACAAAGATTCTTAACGACTGGAAAAAGAAAAGCTTCAAACCTGTATATTGGTTTGAAGGGGAAGAAGATTTTTATATTGATCAGTTGGTTGATGCTGCAGAGCATAACATTTTAAGTGAGGCCGAAGCAGGTTTTAATCTTTCTGTTTTTTATGGAAAGGATGCGGCGTGGAGTGATGTGGTGAATGCATGCATGCGTTATCCTATGTTTTCTGATAAGCAGGTAGTGATACTGAAAGAAGCACAGCAGATGAAAGATATTGATAAGCTTGAAGGCTATATCAATAATCCACTTTCATCAACAATTTTTGTAGTTGGTCATAAAGAAAAAAAAGTTGATGGTCGCAGCAAGCTGGCCAAACTGTTGAAAGAAAAGGGTGAAGTACTCAGTACAAAAAAAATGTATGACAATGAATTACCTGCGTGGACACAAGACTTCATTGAAAGCAAAGGTTACCAGCCCACACAAAAAGCAGTTCATTTATTAGTTGATCATATTGGTAATGATCTCAGCCGTATTGCCAACGAGGTAGATAAAGTAATCCTTAACCTCGGCAATCGAAAAACAATCACGGATGATGATATTGAAAACTTTGTTGGCATCAGCAAAGAATACAATGTGTTTGAATTGCAGAATGCAGTTGGCAAAAAGAATTTATCCAAAGCATTACAGATCGTTCAGTATTTTGAAAGCAATCCCAAAGCTGCCCCCATTCAATTAGTGTTACCATCACTATATAGTTATTTCTCCAAAGTGTTTATGTTGTTTGGTGCGCAAGGCGATGATAAAGCAGTTGCAGCACAAACCGGTATCAATGCATGGTTCCTGAAAGATTACAAAGCATCAGCGTCAATTTATGGTTTCGAAGGCGTGCAGGCAGCACTACTGTTGATGCATCATTATAACTTGAGAAGTGTTGGGGTGGGGGATGTCGGTACAGAAGATGCATCGCTGCTGAAAGAGATGATCTATAAGATGATGATGTGA